The nucleotide window CCGCGAATTACAACGGAGCTTTTCCTCATTTTGCGCAACCAACGTCGAACTCATTTCCGGCACCCACATCAACGATCGGGCGGCTGTATCCAGCAAATCCGCAACGTCGCCGTTCCCCCAGATTAATGGAACGCAAATAGCGATCGGTCGCGGTAGACGTGCTCAGGTCAAGAAAATCAAAGAGATCGGCGGGACTGTCGAGATCAAGTCCAATTCTTGCATTGCGGCACACGATGGGCGCGATGCCGAGGCGATCGGCTGCGGCGATGTGGCGGGCAAAGCTGTCGGGGCCGAAACACGGCTGCAATGGCCGCGCCAAGGTGAACGCAACGGCGTTCGTGCCGCCATCGCGTGGCGCCGGCACGATCACTACGCGGTTGCGCTCTGCGGCCTGAAGAAGCGTTGAAACATCTTCGCCCAAGATCGCGGGCACATCGCTCGGCAGAGCGACGACAAGCCGGCCTCCCCTCTTTTCGACCTTTGCGAGTCCTGCCGCTATTGCCTCGTTCGTTCCGTTCGCGCCGCCGTCATCAATGACAACAGCGCCTAAGCGAGCTGCTTCTCGCGCAACATCGTCTGCACTGGTGACAACAGCGACTTTCTTCGACGTCGGCGCACTGCATGCTGCCTCAAGAACATCGGTCAGCATCGTACGCGCCAATGTGGCGCGCTCGGATGCGGTCAAAATTGATGAGAGCCGCTGTTTTGCGCGCAAGAACATCTTGGCCGGGACAATTACCCATGCATCAGGGCTGGTCACGAAACACCTCCGCTCAAGGGTCCTTTTTCCCGTTCCTTGTGCTTTGTTCGAAGG belongs to Bradyrhizobium icense and includes:
- the cofC gene encoding 2-phospho-L-lactate guanylyltransferase, encoding MTSPDAWVIVPAKMFLRAKQRLSSILTASERATLARTMLTDVLEAACSAPTSKKVAVVTSADDVAREAARLGAVVIDDGGANGTNEAIAAGLAKVEKRGGRLVVALPSDVPAILGEDVSTLLQAAERNRVVIVPAPRDGGTNAVAFTLARPLQPCFGPDSFARHIAAADRLGIAPIVCRNARIGLDLDSPADLFDFLDLSTSTATDRYLRSINLGERRRCGFAGYSRPIVDVGAGNEFDVGCAK